One genomic window of Streptomyces sp. NBC_01276 includes the following:
- a CDS encoding DNA polymerase III subunit delta': protein MSVWDDLVGQERVRTQLAAAARDADALVTAASDGAPPPPSSKMTHAWLFTGPPGSGRATAARAFAAALQCVSPDRALGGEPGCGFCDGCHTTMVGTHADVEIVRTDLLSIGVKETRDLVRRAQLSPAVGRWQVIVLEDADRLTEGAGNVLLKAVEEPAPRTVWLLCAPSLEDVLPTIRSRCRHLTLGTPSVAAVADLLVRRDGVEPAAAANAARATQGHIDRARRLATDESARTRRATVLKLPLRVDDVGGCLKAAQELVDAAGEDAKQMAEEVDVKETEELRAALGAGAGAGGRMPRGTAGVMKELEDRQKRRRTRTQRDSLDLALTELTGFYRDVLALQLGSNLAIANEDVRPDLDRVARASGPERTLRRIEAIIACRQALDRNVAPLLAVEAMTMALRAG from the coding sequence ATGTCCGTGTGGGACGACCTGGTGGGGCAGGAGCGCGTGCGGACGCAGCTGGCCGCCGCCGCGCGGGACGCCGACGCGCTCGTCACCGCCGCCTCGGACGGGGCCCCGCCGCCGCCCTCGTCCAAGATGACCCACGCCTGGCTGTTCACCGGCCCGCCCGGCTCCGGGCGGGCCACCGCCGCCCGTGCCTTCGCGGCGGCGCTCCAGTGCGTCAGCCCCGACCGGGCGCTCGGCGGCGAGCCCGGCTGCGGGTTCTGCGACGGCTGCCACACCACCATGGTCGGCACGCACGCCGATGTGGAGATCGTCCGTACCGACCTGCTGTCCATCGGCGTGAAGGAGACCCGGGACCTGGTGCGCCGGGCCCAGCTCTCCCCGGCCGTGGGGCGCTGGCAGGTCATCGTCCTGGAAGACGCCGACCGGCTCACCGAAGGCGCCGGGAACGTCCTGCTGAAGGCGGTGGAGGAGCCCGCTCCGCGCACGGTGTGGCTGCTGTGCGCACCCTCGCTGGAGGACGTGCTGCCCACCATCCGCTCCCGCTGCCGGCACCTGACCCTGGGCACCCCCTCGGTCGCGGCCGTCGCCGACCTGCTGGTGCGCAGGGACGGGGTGGAGCCCGCCGCCGCCGCCAACGCCGCCCGCGCGACCCAGGGCCACATCGACCGGGCGCGGCGGCTGGCCACCGACGAGTCCGCCCGGACGCGCAGGGCCACCGTGCTCAAGCTGCCGTTGCGGGTGGACGACGTGGGCGGCTGCCTCAAGGCCGCGCAGGAGCTGGTCGACGCCGCCGGCGAGGACGCCAAGCAGATGGCGGAGGAGGTCGACGTCAAGGAGACCGAGGAGCTGCGGGCCGCCCTCGGCGCCGGAGCGGGCGCGGGCGGCCGCATGCCCCGGGGCACGGCCGGTGTGATGAAGGAGCTCGAAGACCGCCAGAAGCGCCGCCGCACCCGTACCCAGCGCGACAGCCTCGACCTGGCGCTGACCGAGCTCACGGGCTTCTACCGGGACGTCCTGGCCCTGCAGCTCGGCTCGAACCTGGCCATCGCCAACGAGGACGTACGGCCGGACCTCGACCGGGTCGCGCGGGCCTCGGGCCCCGAGCGCACCCTGCGGCGCATCGAGGCGATCATCGCCTGCCGCCAGGCCCTCGACCGGAACGTGGCGCCCCTCCTCGCGGTCGAGGCGATGACGATGGCCCTGCGCGCGGGCTGA
- a CDS encoding alpha/beta hydrolase: protein MDTRRLLRTTGTVIAAAGLLLSGCTSGGSDVASASAEPAAVPAALRPYYEQKLTWRDCGVPGFQCSTMKAPLDYANPGSGQDIDLAVARRAATGPGKRLGSLLVNPGGPGGSGIGYLQAYAGIGYPAAVRAQYDMVSFDPRGVARSSPVECLTGHGMDRFTQVDQTPDDAAERAELVTSFKELAAACQARSGRVLPHVSTAEAARDMDVLRAVLGDEKLNYVGASYGTFLGATYADLFPARVGRLVLDGAMDPTRPALELNRDQTEGFETAFRSFAKDCAKQSECPLGRGNPDAVAQNLKDFFRKLDAQPVPSGDPNRPLGESLATTGVIAALYDESAWPQLRTALTDAMNGDGSGLLALADSYYERDAGGTYANLMSANAAVNCLDLPPAFNGPEDVQSALPSFEKASPVFGAGLAWASLNCTYWPVKATGKARPLTAKGAAPIVVVGTTRDPATPYKWAKSLAGQLDSGTLLTYDGDGHTAYGRGSDCIDTAINRYLLQGQPPAAGKRC, encoded by the coding sequence ATGGACACCAGGCGTCTGCTGCGTACCACCGGAACCGTGATCGCAGCCGCCGGGCTGCTCCTCTCCGGCTGCACCTCCGGGGGCTCGGACGTGGCCTCGGCCTCGGCGGAGCCGGCCGCGGTCCCGGCCGCGCTGCGCCCGTACTACGAGCAGAAGCTCACCTGGCGCGACTGCGGCGTCCCCGGCTTCCAGTGCTCCACCATGAAGGCGCCGCTGGACTACGCGAACCCCGGCTCCGGGCAGGACATCGACCTCGCCGTGGCGCGCCGCGCGGCCACGGGCCCGGGCAAGCGGCTCGGCTCCCTGCTGGTCAACCCGGGCGGGCCGGGCGGTTCGGGCATCGGATACCTCCAGGCGTACGCGGGCATCGGCTACCCGGCCGCCGTGCGCGCCCAGTACGACATGGTCTCCTTCGACCCGCGCGGGGTCGCCCGCAGCAGCCCCGTCGAGTGCCTGACCGGTCACGGCATGGACCGGTTCACCCAGGTGGACCAGACCCCGGACGACGCCGCGGAGCGCGCCGAGCTGGTGACCTCGTTCAAGGAACTCGCGGCGGCCTGCCAGGCGCGCTCGGGGCGCGTCCTGCCGCACGTCTCCACGGCGGAGGCCGCCCGCGACATGGACGTGCTGCGCGCGGTGCTGGGCGACGAGAAGCTGAACTACGTCGGCGCCTCGTACGGCACCTTCCTCGGGGCGACGTACGCCGACCTCTTCCCGGCCCGCGTCGGGAGGCTGGTCCTGGACGGGGCCATGGACCCCACGCGGCCCGCGCTGGAGCTGAACCGCGACCAGACGGAGGGGTTCGAGACCGCCTTCCGCTCCTTCGCGAAGGACTGCGCGAAGCAGTCGGAATGCCCGCTGGGGCGGGGCAACCCCGACGCGGTGGCACAGAACCTGAAGGACTTCTTCCGCAAACTCGACGCCCAGCCGGTCCCCTCGGGCGACCCGAACCGCCCCCTGGGCGAGTCCCTCGCGACGACCGGCGTGATCGCGGCGCTGTACGACGAGAGCGCGTGGCCGCAGCTGCGCACGGCCCTCACGGACGCGATGAACGGTGACGGGTCCGGGCTGCTGGCACTCGCCGACAGCTACTACGAACGCGACGCGGGCGGCACGTACGCGAACCTGATGTCCGCCAACGCCGCCGTGAACTGCCTCGACCTGCCGCCGGCCTTCAATGGCCCCGAGGACGTCCAGTCCGCGCTGCCCTCCTTCGAGAAGGCCTCGCCGGTCTTCGGCGCGGGCCTGGCGTGGGCCTCGCTGAACTGCACGTACTGGCCGGTGAAGGCCACGGGCAAGGCGAGGCCGCTGACGGCGAAGGGGGCGGCTCCGATCGTGGTGGTCGGCACGACGCGCGACCCGGCGACCCCGTACAAGTGGGCCAAGTCCCTGGCCGGCCAGCTCGACTCGGGCACCCTGCTGACGTACGACGGCGACGGCCACACGGCGTACGGACGCGGCAGCGACTGCATCGACACCGCGATCAACCGCTACCTCCTGCAGGGCCAGCCCCCCGCTGCGGGCAAGCGCTGCTGA
- a CDS encoding tyrosine-type recombinase/integrase, with translation MTATITKRCGCRDPQTDKQLGASCKKLTQRTHGVWKLVHPLPPREDESRRRFFRSGYETKAKAQTDANALAALLDIADRRSDPDGRRRIADLLEMVSTSGEGIPDYDETKRRFATGQSLTQHMTVAEWLDTWLAGKKALRKSGETRYEVDIRCHLKPRIGHVRLDRLTVQHLDEMFAGIAETNAEIHDANLQRRAALDELKTIPWKGIENRGRRKFLKAAIEEMGPFRRITGPSTQKHIRDTLRAALNTAIARGAITFNPASYVELTAAKRPKAMVWTDERVEAWLRTGERPSAVMVWTPEQAGEFLDYLADTEHRLLPLFHLITFRGLRRGEACGVRWADYSIAARSMTIATQLVQDGWEVIESLPKTDSGERVFSIDEYTAEVLDAHQTKQAAERCQWGPAWIESGRMFTQEDGERIHPGWLTDQFERLVELSGLPPIRLHDLRHVAASLMLAAGVDVKIVSETLGHSDSRITRDIYQSVMPKAAAEAAEATAAMVPRGAARLPKQKAVEAVNEQDGITSASHEGAKIIAFRPRLVGA, from the coding sequence ATGACCGCCACAATCACAAAGCGCTGCGGGTGCCGCGACCCGCAGACCGACAAGCAGCTCGGCGCTTCCTGCAAGAAGCTCACTCAGCGCACGCACGGCGTGTGGAAGCTGGTTCACCCGCTGCCGCCCCGCGAGGACGAGAGCCGTCGCCGGTTCTTCCGCAGCGGCTACGAGACCAAGGCCAAGGCACAGACCGACGCGAACGCCCTCGCCGCCCTGCTCGACATCGCCGACAGGAGGTCGGACCCCGACGGGCGCCGCCGCATCGCCGACCTGCTCGAAATGGTCTCGACGAGCGGAGAGGGCATCCCGGACTACGACGAGACGAAGCGCCGGTTCGCGACTGGGCAGTCACTCACTCAGCACATGACCGTCGCCGAGTGGCTCGACACGTGGCTCGCCGGTAAGAAGGCGCTCCGCAAGAGTGGTGAAACCCGGTATGAGGTCGACATCAGGTGCCACCTGAAACCGCGGATCGGGCACGTCCGCCTCGACAGGCTCACCGTGCAGCACCTCGACGAGATGTTCGCGGGCATCGCCGAGACCAATGCCGAGATTCACGACGCCAACTTGCAGCGCCGCGCCGCCCTCGACGAGCTGAAAACGATCCCGTGGAAGGGGATAGAGAACCGAGGCCGCCGGAAGTTCCTGAAAGCAGCCATTGAGGAGATGGGGCCCTTCCGCCGTATCACCGGACCGTCGACACAGAAGCACATCCGCGACACGCTGCGGGCCGCGCTGAACACCGCCATCGCTCGCGGGGCGATCACCTTCAACCCTGCGTCGTACGTCGAGTTGACGGCGGCGAAGCGGCCGAAGGCGATGGTGTGGACTGATGAGCGGGTCGAGGCGTGGCTGCGGACGGGCGAGCGGCCCTCGGCGGTCATGGTGTGGACACCCGAGCAGGCCGGCGAGTTCCTCGACTACCTCGCCGACACAGAGCACCGGCTGCTGCCCCTGTTCCATCTGATCACGTTCCGAGGACTGCGGCGGGGCGAGGCGTGCGGCGTCCGGTGGGCCGACTACTCCATAGCGGCGCGCTCGATGACCATTGCGACGCAGCTCGTGCAGGACGGATGGGAGGTCATCGAGAGCCTGCCGAAGACTGACAGCGGCGAGCGGGTGTTCTCGATCGACGAGTACACCGCCGAGGTGCTCGACGCCCACCAGACCAAGCAGGCGGCCGAGCGCTGCCAGTGGGGGCCGGCGTGGATCGAGTCGGGCCGGATGTTCACCCAGGAGGACGGCGAGCGGATTCACCCCGGGTGGCTGACCGACCAGTTCGAGCGGCTCGTCGAGCTCTCGGGTCTGCCGCCGATCCGCCTGCACGATCTGCGGCACGTCGCCGCCTCGCTCATGCTCGCCGCCGGAGTCGACGTCAAGATCGTGTCCGAGACCCTCGGCCACTCCGACTCCCGGATCACTCGGGACATCTATCAGTCGGTCATGCCGAAGGCCGCCGCCGAGGCCGCCGAGGCGACTGCCGCCATGGTCCCGCGCGGAGCAGCCCGATTGCCCAAGCAGAAGGCCGTCGAGGCAGTCAACGAGCAGGACGGCATCACGTCGGCATCACATGAGGGCGCGAAGATCATCGCGTTCCGTCCCCGCTTGGTCGGGGCATAA
- a CDS encoding integrase — translation MSTAEQGMTHDELMTLPVAVPLETANRALHLGRTTGYHLARTGRYPVRVLRHGRAYKISRYDLHRHLGVVASAPSAPDAGE, via the coding sequence ATGAGCACCGCAGAGCAGGGGATGACACACGACGAGCTGATGACACTGCCCGTCGCCGTGCCGCTGGAGACTGCCAACCGTGCGTTGCACCTCGGCCGGACCACCGGCTACCACCTCGCCCGGACTGGGCGTTATCCCGTCCGGGTCCTGCGCCACGGACGGGCGTACAAGATTTCGCGCTATGACCTGCACCGGCACCTCGGCGTCGTCGCGTCTGCCCCGTCGGCGCCGGATGCTGGCGAGTAG